GACAAGCCACGATGCGGCGTCGCGCGCAGAGGCGACAACTCACACCAGTGACATTTGGGGAAACAGCGATGATCTATCGAAGAACGCACCGCCGGATGCCGACGGTATGCAGCTCACACGGAGCATTGCGGTTCGATACGTATCGCTGGCGGAACCTTAGGTGACACGCTTTACGTGGTCAAGAACAACAACGGATGGAATGAGCCGGACGACATTCCGCCGCAGTAAAGTTGTTACGCTATTGCGCCGCACCAATGCGGAATTCCGGACATGAAGTTCAAATTTACAGATCGAAGTCATGCTCGCCGGGGCGACGACCGTGGAATGGAGTCTGTCGTCTGCGCCGCCATTCCATCAGTTCGAGAAGTTGCCGCTCATCGCATAAACTCTTGGCATGATGCGACAGCCAGGAAATGCTCTACGGACAGCAGCGCCTTTCTGCTTCTTCGAAAAGAAGCCGGCGAGTGCCTCAATAATCCCAAATAGGGTCAACCAGCCTTTCGGCGAAATCCACGATCGCGGCACGATCCCGATCGCTGACGGCAATAAAAGCTTCAAGCAATCGCAGCCGCAAATTCTCGTCACTTGCAGATGAAGCAGCGCGCAAATCCTTCGCCATCTCCGGCTCAGGATTCTTCGCAAGACTGAGATGTTTCATGCCAGTGCCCGATACATTGTCCGGCACCTGCGCGCTTCAGTGACGAAGCGCGCAGGCGAGATTAACGCTCAAGCCGCAGCCTTCTTGCGATTATCCGCAAGCCGCTTGTCGACGAGGGTCACAATGGCATCGAGCAACGGATGGCTCATGCCGATTTCCCGCGCGGTCAGTTGCACCAGCTTGTCCGCCCGCTCGATGTTCGGTGCGCCGTTGTTGAGTGCACGCGCCGCCGAGGCCGGGCGGGTCAGACTTTCCGCAGCCGCCGCGTATTTCTCGAACGGCACCATGTCGTCGCGCGAGGCGCCGAGCTTGACGCAGACATCGACCACGAAATTGTAGATCGAGCGCGATTCCTCCAGATTGGAATGAACCGCTTCCTGCGCGGTGCGCATGCCATCCGCCGTGATGCAGCGATAGTTGCCCGCCATCAGCATCGCCCATTTGGCGAGCGGCACGAACAGCGAATCGTGGAAGCGCAGCTTCACCGGCAGTTCGATCTTGCCCTCCGGCGTATCGAACCGCACGTTCTGGATGTCACGCTCCAGATTGCGCAGCATCTCGTTGCTCGCTTCATTGTCGAAGCGCGCGACCTTGAAGTTGGTCGGCAGCGTCACTTGCAACACGTTGACCTTCTCCTCCGGCGGACGCACCGCCTGCGGATCGGGGCTGCACAGCGTCAGCTTACCCGGATCGAAGCTGGCCCAGACCTCGGGCGCGGTGAAGGCCGGCTTCAGCGGATCCGCCTTGAGACCGGGAATGCGCTGCATGTAGGGCAGCGGCGGCATGTTCATGATCGACATGCACGGCACGCCGGACTTCGCCACTGCATCGAGCAGTTCGCGCACGCCGGGCGAGCCGTATTGCGGCTCCTGCATCGCAAGTCCGATCAGATCGTAATCTTTCGGGTTCACGTCGGCCGGACCGGCGGCCCTGACCTTGCCCGGCAGCTTGCGGGAATCGATCTCGATCTGCTCCTTGCGGCCGCGGATCGGCATCCGCACGCGGAAGCCTTCCTTGTTGATGAGATCGGCTTCCGCAGGCAGGCAGACCAGCGTGACATCATGGCCGCCAAACATCAGCTTGGAAGCCAGCAGCGAGCCATAGGAGGCTCCGAGGATGAGGATGTTATAGTGAGGCATGGCTCTAATCCCAGGGTTCAACTCCGCCATCTGACGGGCGGATTCGTTGAGTTCAGGTCTTGGTAGTCGTCAGTTCTTGATCACCTTCAAATGGCTTGCGAGATTGGCGCTGGTACGGTCTTCGAGGAACTTCATGGCGGCAGCGACACCGCCCGCACGATGCGGAACGCCCGCAACCGACAGTCCCAACTCGACGCCCGATAGCGCGCCCAGCAGCGTCAGTTCGTTGCATTCGCCAAGATGGCCGATGCGGAATACCTTGCCCGCGAGCTTGGTCAGCCCCGCGCCGAGCGACATGTTGAAGTTATCGAGCACCACCTTGCGGAACTGATCGGCATCGTGCCCCGGCGGCATCACAACCGCCGTCAGCACCGGAGAATATTCCGCCGGATTCTGACAAAGCACTTCGAGACCCCAGTGCTCCACCGCGGCGCGGGTCGCCGCGGCCAGACGCTTGTGGCGGGCGAACACATTGTCGAGCCCTTCTTCAAGCATCATCGCGATGGCTTCGCGCAGGCCGTAAAGAAGATTGGTCGCGGGCGTATAGGGGAAGAAGCCGCCCGCATTGGACTTGAGCATTTCCTCCCAGTCCCAGTACGAGCGCGGCATGCCGCCCGTCTTCGCAGCAGCGCGGGCCTTTTCCGAAATCGCGTTGAAGCCGAGGCCCGGCGGCAGCATGAAGCCCTTCTGCGAGCAGCTCACCGTGACATCGACGCCCCATGCCTCGTGCTTGTAGTCGGCCGAACCAAGCGAGGAGATGGTGTCGACGAGAAACAGCGCCGGATGCTTCGCGGCGTCGATGGCCTTGCGTATCTCGGCGATCCGGCTGGTGACGCCGGTCGAGGTCTCGTTATGGACCACCATCACCGCCTTGATGGCGTGGGACTTGTCCTGCGACAGCCGCTCGCCGATCGCCGCCGGATCGGCACCGTGACGCCAGTCGCCCGCCATGAACTCGACATCGAGACCAAAGCGGACGGCCATCTTCTGCCACAGCGTGGCGAAATGGCCGGTCTCCACCATCAGCACCTTATCGCCCGGCGACAGCGTGTTGACGATCGCCGCCTCCCACGCGCCGGTGCCCGACGAGGGAAAGATCACCACCGGGCCCGAGGTCTGAAAAATCTTCTGGGAGCCGCTCAACACCGCCTTGCCGAGTTCGGCGAATGCGGCGCTGCGGTGGTCGATGACCGGCATGTCGATCGCCCGCAGCACCCGCTCCGGAACAGGGCTGGGTCCCGGGATTTGAAGAAAATGGCGTCCTTGAGCGTGGGTCATAGATCAAGCCTTTTGTCTTTAATGTGTGTTCTGCTCTCAGAATATTGCATATGATATTTTATACATCAAATTATTTTTGCATACAAAATATTACATCGCAGCCCGCCAGAGACAAAGTGCGGCACCAAAAATGCCGATTTGGTCTCACCGGCTGAAGAGCATTGAAAGAAAAGACAAATTATCTCTGCGGGGAGACTGTTGTGCACTTCACGACCACAAGCAGCCATCACCAGCACCAAATATTCAATTTTAATTTTGAATTCAAAATATATATGTCACATAAGTTTTGAATGCAAAAATAGCTGGCCACTGAGAGGCTAAAAGCCCAGCAAATCCATCGACCACTGCGGCAATGAGAAGCCTGCTCGCCTTCGGGTTTAGTCCCAGGCGTGAAAGTGAGGCATGTCTTTATTATCGAGAATTGCAGCTTCGCGATTCACGCGTCGGAAAATACAAATCCATCAGAAGAACTGTTAGATTGCTCTTGCTTGACTTCCTCCCTTCGACGGCACTCTCCATGATCATCGCATCCCCTCTGGACTACCGATCCGCCGCGCAACGCCGCCTTCCCCGCTTCCTGCTGGACTATGTCGAGGGTGGCGCAGGCTACGAGCAGACCCTTCGATCCAACATCGACGATCTTCAACGGGTGAATATCAAACAGCGCATTCTCAGGAACGTCGGCGATCTCAGTCTGAAGACGGATTTATTCGGCCAACAACTGGCAATGCCCGTTGCGATCGCTCCCATCGGCTTGATGGGCATGTGCGCGCGCCGCGGCGAAGTCCAGGTTGCCAAAGCGGCCGAAGCGAAGGGAATTCCCTTCACGATGTCCACGGTTTCGGTGTGTTCGATCGAGGAAGTCCAGTCGCAGAGCCGCCAGCCGATC
The nucleotide sequence above comes from [Pseudomonas] carboxydohydrogena. Encoded proteins:
- a CDS encoding pyridoxal-phosphate-dependent aminotransferase family protein; its protein translation is MTHAQGRHFLQIPGPSPVPERVLRAIDMPVIDHRSAAFAELGKAVLSGSQKIFQTSGPVVIFPSSGTGAWEAAIVNTLSPGDKVLMVETGHFATLWQKMAVRFGLDVEFMAGDWRHGADPAAIGERLSQDKSHAIKAVMVVHNETSTGVTSRIAEIRKAIDAAKHPALFLVDTISSLGSADYKHEAWGVDVTVSCSQKGFMLPPGLGFNAISEKARAAAKTGGMPRSYWDWEEMLKSNAGGFFPYTPATNLLYGLREAIAMMLEEGLDNVFARHKRLAAATRAAVEHWGLEVLCQNPAEYSPVLTAVVMPPGHDADQFRKVVLDNFNMSLGAGLTKLAGKVFRIGHLGECNELTLLGALSGVELGLSVAGVPHRAGGVAAAMKFLEDRTSANLASHLKVIKN
- a CDS encoding ketopantoate reductase family protein; protein product: MPHYNILILGASYGSLLASKLMFGGHDVTLVCLPAEADLINKEGFRVRMPIRGRKEQIEIDSRKLPGKVRAAGPADVNPKDYDLIGLAMQEPQYGSPGVRELLDAVAKSGVPCMSIMNMPPLPYMQRIPGLKADPLKPAFTAPEVWASFDPGKLTLCSPDPQAVRPPEEKVNVLQVTLPTNFKVARFDNEASNEMLRNLERDIQNVRFDTPEGKIELPVKLRFHDSLFVPLAKWAMLMAGNYRCITADGMRTAQEAVHSNLEESRSIYNFVVDVCVKLGASRDDMVPFEKYAAAAESLTRPASAARALNNGAPNIERADKLVQLTAREIGMSHPLLDAIVTLVDKRLADNRKKAAA